A region from the Sandaracinus amylolyticus genome encodes:
- a CDS encoding Hsp70 family protein: MKRFLGIEIGTTENRAGLFERGRFHPVLSKSGSSAFPAVVSFADDGVRTGTEAVAQASENYSTTIVGASELLGVRVDSVPEWVECLPVRLVAVNDSRERLPGDRSHPYRDALAAPTDQESPRVRAAFDVHGTPTSFVEAIAYQFAEIREAAQVKFGEPILDVVVAVPASFRRFQLAAIEHAAMLAGLRPRRLMPASSAASLSLLARARKEVSTAVVLAGGLGCEVCVAFGAQGVVQVSWSAFLTSSFSDLALVRDLCAQSKRLTKARYGLDCEADGSARLRLLLQALAQLDAVVAEGGACIDMGKVIHEGGSRVLPIDCLRPRIDREASTLVEALTAARQGDDPGTVVIAGRWTACTDLAEELGNRLGVRIRTLERDIGQTAVVQGAALQGAILSGDTADLTLLDSTRHSLGIGTAGGATRVLIGKDATIPTRASTEIRPAASEQTIALQVVEGESTSTRKNVEVCRSRIEITPRCDVSVTLDLDANNILTVIVLALDSGVRAEVPVRPHALMSQHDARRIAARLGGVVPPTLDTDVPRIALHGAKLNSISPHHHPGGEERRAVKAAPTAWWRTAWFAARRMVARALGRAAFQAPALPTPPEQRTPDSGTTHMQNESETIENRIRSLLSADDRAFERLLRRASHRAPTASRAELLRQVLDELERDRR; this comes from the coding sequence ATGAAGAGATTCCTCGGAATCGAGATCGGTACCACGGAAAATCGTGCCGGCCTGTTCGAACGTGGTCGATTCCATCCTGTGCTCAGCAAGAGTGGATCATCCGCGTTTCCGGCTGTCGTCAGTTTCGCTGACGACGGTGTGCGCACAGGCACGGAGGCCGTTGCTCAGGCATCGGAAAACTACAGCACGACCATCGTCGGTGCATCCGAGCTCCTCGGCGTTCGCGTCGATTCAGTGCCTGAGTGGGTCGAATGTCTTCCGGTGAGGCTCGTCGCCGTTAACGATTCTCGGGAACGACTGCCAGGAGATCGGAGTCATCCATACCGCGATGCGCTCGCAGCTCCTACCGATCAGGAATCGCCGCGCGTGCGCGCAGCTTTCGACGTCCACGGAACCCCAACATCCTTCGTCGAGGCGATCGCGTACCAGTTCGCCGAGATTCGAGAAGCGGCTCAGGTGAAGTTTGGTGAGCCAATTCTCGATGTGGTTGTCGCAGTCCCGGCGAGCTTTCGGCGATTCCAGCTTGCCGCGATCGAGCATGCGGCGATGCTCGCTGGTCTGCGCCCGCGACGTCTAATGCCGGCATCGAGCGCGGCCTCGCTGAGCCTCCTCGCGCGTGCACGCAAGGAGGTCAGCACGGCAGTAGTGCTGGCGGGAGGTTTGGGCTGTGAGGTCTGCGTAGCGTTTGGGGCCCAGGGCGTCGTGCAAGTGTCATGGTCCGCTTTTCTGACCTCGTCGTTCAGCGATCTCGCGCTCGTTCGTGATCTCTGCGCGCAATCCAAGCGCCTCACGAAAGCGCGGTACGGTTTGGATTGCGAAGCCGATGGGAGCGCCCGGCTGCGGTTGCTGCTTCAGGCACTTGCCCAACTCGACGCGGTAGTCGCAGAGGGCGGTGCGTGTATCGACATGGGCAAGGTCATCCACGAGGGCGGGAGTAGAGTGCTTCCGATCGATTGTCTGCGACCTCGAATCGATCGAGAGGCGTCCACGCTGGTCGAGGCGCTGACGGCAGCAAGGCAAGGGGACGATCCAGGGACGGTGGTCATCGCCGGCCGATGGACGGCATGCACCGACCTCGCCGAAGAGCTCGGAAATCGGTTGGGGGTCCGCATCAGAACGCTTGAGCGCGATATCGGTCAGACCGCGGTAGTGCAGGGAGCTGCGCTACAGGGCGCCATTCTGTCGGGCGACACGGCCGACCTGACGCTATTGGACTCGACTCGACACTCGCTTGGCATCGGGACAGCCGGTGGAGCGACCCGCGTTCTGATCGGAAAGGACGCAACGATTCCAACGCGTGCGTCGACGGAAATTCGGCCGGCCGCGTCCGAGCAGACCATCGCGCTGCAGGTCGTTGAGGGCGAGTCGACATCGACACGCAAAAACGTCGAGGTATGCCGCAGTCGTATCGAGATCACGCCGCGATGCGACGTGTCAGTCACGCTCGATCTCGATGCGAACAACATACTGACGGTGATAGTGCTCGCTCTCGATAGCGGAGTGCGGGCCGAAGTGCCTGTCCGACCGCACGCGCTCATGTCGCAACACGATGCGCGACGCATCGCTGCGCGATTGGGAGGAGTTGTGCCTCCCACGCTGGATACGGACGTACCACGAATCGCCCTGCACGGGGCGAAGCTGAACAGCATTTCGCCTCACCATCACCCCGGCGGCGAAGAGCGTCGCGCCGTCAAAGCAGCGCCGACCGCGTGGTGGCGCACGGCGTGGTTCGCTGCGCGGAGGATGGTCGCGCGAGCACTCGGACGGGCCGCGTTCCAAGCGCCTGCGCTTCCCACTCCCCCCGAGCAACGCACGCCGGACTCAGGAACTACCCACATGCAGAACGAATCCGAGACTATCGAGAACCGGATTCGTTCACTCCTATCCGCCGACGATCGCGCCTTCGAGCGTCTTCTACGCCGAGCGTCCCACCGCGCGCCGACGGCGTCTCGTGCCGAACTCCTCCGCCAGGTGCTCGATGAGCTTGAGCGCGACCGCCGGTGA